Within the Naumovozyma castellii chromosome 1, complete genome genome, the region aaacaattgaaaTCTCCAGGTGTCTCTGAGGAAATCAATAGTAAAATTACTCGTTCTTTAAGATTGATAGCTGCCATCATCTCATCAGGTCAATGGCCTGCCacagaaattgaaaatatttgtgATATGTTATTAAAAATTACCAAGAGTCCCGATCAATTCCTAGTCTCTGCATCATTCCAATGTTTTGAACAGTTATTCCAATCAATGGCAGAAACTACCATATCGTCAGGACTAGCAgagaataaatatttaaaaatgttaGATACcatcttttcattaaagcCAGCCAATACTGACACCCATTTGACCGGTGCTTGGATTGCCGTCGTCGTGAAGGGGTTATCCACATATGCTAACGCTCAACCtttgaaatgtttattGAAGCTACCACAAGTATTCCATATTATGGCTACCTACTTACAAAGTGAACATCAAGAAGTTTACACTGCCGCAGCCAAATGTCTTTCTGCAATCCTAACAGATTCGATAAAGGATGAGTTATTATTGCAACCTAACGATGTCATGGATGAAAAGACTTTCAAAACTGTTGGTGAcgttattgaagaaatatcaaaCATTATTACAGATTTCTTatcaataaaatatattcattgtGCCAAGGATGTATTAACCATCCTTGCTTCCGCATTCAAAAAAGTCAGATATAGATCTAACCCAGCATTATTGAAACCTTTACAAATCGTCGATCAATGGagaaataatgaagatacCTTTTTGGAATTCAGAAATGAAGTGGAAAATGTCATTGGTGAATCCATCTCAGCATTGGGTCCTGAACTTGTGTTACAAATTTTACCTTTGAATCTAATCAATCCATCAGATGATCAACCAGGTAGAGCTTGGTTATTACCGTTATTAAGAGATTATACAAAGAATGCTAAGTTGGCTACTTTCTCTAAGGAATTAGCACCactaattcaaaattttgaatcaCGTTTTGCCTCATTGCCAAAGGAATCCGTCCAATTAAGAATCTTTCAAACGGTGGTGGATCAACTCTGGTCTACTTTACCACATTTCTGTGAATTACCAATAGATTTACCACAATcatttaatgatgaatttgcTGCTGAATTATCCTCACTCTTATATAGTAGAGTAGATTTAAGAACAACATTATGTCATGCATTAAGAGTTCTTGttgaatcaaattcagCCTACGCAAATGGTGCCCTATCCGACGATATATTGTTGCAACAACGTTTCCCTGCATCTGAAGCAACCAAAAACATTGAATATCTACAAACCAAATCTGTTAATTTACTTTCTGTTCTTTTCAACGTCTATACCCAAACTACTCCCACATCGAGAGGTTATATTTTAGAAACCATTGAGGCCTATTTAAAGATTACTAAATCTACAGATTTGGAAACCACTTTCAACAATATTTGTGGTCTGTTAAAGAACGCCATGGAATCTGAATCCCagacaaaagaagaatctGCTAATGCATCAAGTAAACCACAGTTGACCGCTACTTTATTAGATTTGGTTGTTTGTATGACCAAATATTTACCACCTTCTAGTTATGCTGCCTTATTTAACATTTTTGGCACTACCGTCTCATCCAACGATGCTTTGATTCAAAAGAGAGCTTACAGAATTATTACACGTTTATCTGAGCTGGAAAGTGGATACGCTGCCGTGCTTACCTACGTTTCTGACATTGAAAAGATAATTTTAGATAACGCTGATAATGTGCAAACTTCAGCAAAGTCAACTAGACTTTCAGCTATTAAGACCCTTGTTAACATGTTACCATCGGATCATCTTGGTTTTATCGTTAGAATTGTAGCTGAAATTATCTTGGGTACTAAAGATGTTAATGAGAAGACTAGAGAATTAGCCTTTGAAGCTTTGATTGTTATGgggaagaaaatgaatgaACCAAATGGTATCGTCAAGTTGAGTCAAATTCCAGGATACGATCCTGCAACACCAGACCAACCATCAACAATCTCGGAATTTTTTAAGATAATTTCTGCTGGTTTAATTGGTGAATCACAACATATGGTTAGTAGTACCATCACCGCATATGCttatttgatttttgaatttaaagatcAATTAGACAATAGTGTTCTCTTGGATATTTATGACACTGTGGAATTATATTTGACATCTAATTCTCGTGAAATTGTCAAGAGTGCCATTGGATTTGCTAAAGTGTGTATTTTGGGTCTACCCGAAGAATTAATGAGATCTAAGGTCCCAGAATTGTTACCTAAATTACTACGTTGGTCTCACGAACATACAGGCCATTTTAAAGCCAAAGTGAAGCatttaattgaaagattgatTAGAAGATTTGGTTATGAGTTCATTGAACAACATTTCCCTGAAGAAGACAAGAGGCTTTTGACTAACATCAGGAAAGCACGTAATAAAAGTAAACGTAAGGGTGAAGAAAATGCTGGATCAGCTGCCCAACCAGGGTCTTCTAAGGCATCTAAATTTATGAACGCATTCGATGAAGCAGTATATGGTTCATCAGATAATGAAGACGAAGGTAGCGATGCTGAGAACGATGAAGGCCATAATGATAAGAGGGGTAAGAGACGCGGTGGTAAACAATTTATTGTTGAACGTGGTGAAAATCCATTAGATTTGTTAGATTCTGAAACTTTGGCACACATCTCATCAACTAGACCTAAGAAATTCGGTAAAgatcaaagaaagaaacgTTTGGAAGACGAAacttttgattttgattctgAAGGtaaattgataatgaaagGTCAAAAGGGCGGaaacaatgataatgatgacCCATTAAAATCTGTCACTAGCGGAATTAATGCCTATCTAGATGCAGTTAAAAGTGGTCCAGTTAGAGgtcaaagaaataaattaaaatttaagaagaataaCAGAggtggtgatgatgatggattcagtgatgatgaaggtCGTTCGAAATCAGCAGGATCAAAGAggaatatttcatcaagGGGTAATAAAGTTGGTAAGAACTTcaagaataataacaagTTCAAgtcaagaagaaagttATGATTCACAGAACTGTTTATAAAGAGTTGTATATTAGTTTGTAATTtctaaatataaaaatggaaatggaTTAAGTCATATAACAATGCATGataattaaatattgtGTTTGAGAAGGATTCCAGCTTTCCATTGTTTTGGTTTAGGTTAATTTACCCACTCAGAGACACCTTTTCGTAGTATTCATGTTAAAATGTTACTTCAACTATGTTGTTCTGACTGacaaaaattaaataatgtaaACGATAGAATGAATGCgatatattaaattatgTTGAGGGTTTTATTTATGCATGACATGAAGAATTTCGTTTACAAAAAATGAGCTTCAATACTCAATGGattctcttctttggaaagtATTGTCCATATCTTCCACTTCTGCAAAAGTTGGTTCATTGGTGGAGTTAAATGCCAGACTTCCAGTATTATGAGTATCCTCTTCGTTCTTCTCCTGTGTtgatggtggtggtggtggtgaGAGTTGTTGGTCATCTTCACTTTCGCTCAAGATCTCATTTTCGAAAGATAATGATATGTTTTCCAGTCGGTTTTCTGGTTTTGATACGGGCAATAGCTTTATATACTGCTGTACGTTATGTTTTAATTTGgaatcaatattttcattatcgtCGTCATTGTCTTCTTGGTCTAGTGTCGGTATCAAATCAGTATTTGGCTCTTCAATATTAATGCTAGGTCCCAGTACGGATTCGTTCATGCCGACAACATCCGGAAGTGGTATACctattctttcttctttagtGGCGGCCATTTGGATTAAGCCTGATTTTAATTCTAACCTCTGTTTTGCTATAATAGCATCGATCCAATTATCTAGGACaccattatttattaactcttcaatttcttcttcttcttcctgAGTTGCCTTATCCttcaatttaatgatttggTCATCCTTATTTGTCATGGCAGAATTATCCTTATATTGATTTATATAACCTGGTACAGCAGATGTAGTAGTAGCCTTCAAAAGGGAATcatcttgaaatatttcaggACCAGGTAAGGCAACCAGCCTATCATTGCGTAAATGGGGATCTGAACTCACGATatctttccatttttcaaatccatAATCCATTTCCCAATTGGCTGgattttcatcaaatacATCTAGCAAATTAATCGGGTTAAACAATCTTAAATTCTGGAACCCTTGTGAAATATCTTGTATGGCAATACTCGCAGCCCCTCGTGATTGAGCCACAGACGTTATCTCCGATGACAACTTGTTTAAGTAACGAATATAGAGATCAGTTAATGTATTAACTGTTGTTTTTGTGGCCGTGTCAAAACCTTCAGCTTTTAGAAGTTGAATTATGGAAACTCGGAGCAGACTAAAATGGAATTCATTATCTGCTGTCATTATGGCTGCAAGTCGTTAATTGGGAGAGCTGTAACAGTAATTGAATGGCTTGGTAGTTCTGATGTTTAGCCTATTTAAGATTTCTGGTTGActattttttctatttttttccagattgccattttgaaatttcattcatgCCTTGTTGGCACAAGCAAAAAACAAGTTTTGATAATTAATCGAAGTTATCAATCGTATGAATACTACTAGAGAAGCcaaaggaattgaaaagaatatgTCTAAAGCAACGGGGAAACCAATGAACGGAAGCACCTTCTTAGGGTCTCTTTATACAGTGGAGGCCGTGCTTATCCTAAACAATAATCTAGGTAAAGCTAGCCCAGAAAAGGAGATGGGAACAGgacagcaacaacagcaacaacaagacAGTGGTCGAGTCTATGTAAAATACTATACCCCACCACATACTGAGAGCGAAGAGGCTTTCAAcactttgaagaaacagatTGCATTTgagaagaatttgatgTCTAAGACTAAGAAGCAAGATAATGAGATTATGCTACTGGATAATCATTTAGTTCTTTATAAGAAGTGTGCCGATGTTACTTTATTTTTAGTGGGACCAATCTCTGGTAATGAGATTCTTTTGAATGAAGCATTTGGTGCGTTTAAGGGATCTTTGGAGCTAGTGTTGAATTCCTCAGGTATTGATAGAAAGAACATATTGGAACATTACGACATGGTGTTGTTAGCTATTGATGAAACCTTTGATAACGGTATTGTCTTAGAAACTGACGCTGCAGCAATTGCATCAAGAGTTTCCAAGCCTATTACCCAGGAGCCTGTTCAAttagatttggataaagGTTTATTGGGTGCTTGGGGGTTCGCCAAGTCCAAATTGCAAGAGTTACAACAAGGGTTGTGAGTCGACCTCAGATTCAGTTTGGATTCCGGAATCCATATATTCTAATATAAACTTATATAAAGAAGcagaaataaaaaaaagatattttaaTTCGATCTTTTATTATCTGCTAACTTTAGGTGTCAATTGGAAAGCACcgaaagaagaaaacggATCAACCATCATACTTGATGAAAGATAGGGAAGACACCTAAGCAACAGTTATACCTCCCACTATATTAGCACAAGTCAACGTTAACGGTAGCTGACACATTAATATTATAGTTTTAAATCACGTGACAGAAATTCCAAACatttaaatcattttcaacGTCAActgaaaaatgaagataataaagaaacGACAAGAACTATGATATTATGCTAAATATTGTGCTGTTTGGCGACCTTCATCGAAGAATGAATGGTAGATAGAACTTGGGTACAAGAGTTGTGGTCTAAGTTTAGTGGCATCGTAGCAATGTTAGAAACAAggaaaaataattattccTCAATATTAAAGGCACAATTACCTTTATCCTACTATTTGATCTCCTATTCCAATTGCTCATAAACTTCAGATGTTCAATGATCAAATAggttttttgaaattgggCATTTTTAGGTTTCGGGTATGGGTATGGGTACAAATGTTTGTCGAGATTCCGTGGTATGTCTTTCAATACAATTCATGACGTTTCAGTCCGACATCTTATTACTCTAGCAAACTGTAAAAGAATGTACAATTTCTGTAAGAAGTAAAAttatatgatgaaaatCGTAGCGACTTTCGATTTAGGTTTGTCGTTTCCTTTATGCCATCATGAACACTTCCTCCATGTGATGCTCCAATATATTAATGGAACTGGAGAATATATTGTTCGTGTACTTTTCCAAGAGGAAAGGCTACATGGATACAGGTGGGCACTTAGTGTGGATTTTGTTCAGTTCTCTTGAATCGAAATATAGGGTCATTTCGTTAAAAAAGGCCAGTATCGATGCATTTGAGAGATTTAAAGTGCAAGAACCAACACAACAAGATCAACCTCATCATCTTAAACAACCAGTAGCCATCTAGTAAAACAGAAGCAATTGGTAAATCAGAAGGAAGCATTAAATAGGGGTTgataattgaatttaaagcCAAGAGATTAGATGTGAATTTCATCTGTCTTCGTCTAACATCTTGGATCCTTAGATCCCATTGTTAAGTACCATTTATCATAATTCCCAAGAGTTATCCAACATCTTACATGTTGGAGTTAAAGCTTGTAGGAATAATACCAAGATAATGGGGTTTCTCAATGCCGCTGACTGTGTCTTGTCTTGCCTTATCagcattcaattcatcaggTTCTGAGGCACgtaatgatttgaaatcatGGTATGCTTACTACTCATGCTTATTGAGTTGTTATTGATGGTTGCTCTGTAactttttgatattttccaaaaacTCCATTTACAGAAAATGTGCCATACTTTTTACATGTTTTGTATCTATAACATTACAACtctatttttcattatgtGTTCCAAAAAAACACGAAAAAACAGGACCTCTGAATGAACAAGATTAAAAAAAGTTGCtggtttcttcttttatCTAACTGCATTGAGATCTTAATTACTAACTACCATACAAGAAGATATATCCCCATTGTGGTAAATATGCCGTTAtcgatgatgaaaataGCCGCCCATGTTTGGAAAACGCGAAACTCCGAACTCCGAAACGCCAAATTGAAGATCAAGTAGTATACTAAAGGAGACTGACACGTTTGGTTTCTTGTATCTGGTAAAACACAAGAAACCAATGTCACATTTTTTACCCCTAATAAACATTGAACCACCAACGACGCAAAATGTCAGCACCATATGGCTTTTGGCCACTCTGGGAAGGTCCAATAACAATCAATCTACAGCATCAGTCTCCACTAGGGCTCCCGTAAAAAGGAAGGATATTATTAACGTATCAATACCACAAACTTgccaaataattcaaaagaGTGAGGGGCAGCTTTCGTTGAGACATGTTTCTAATTTGATGTACGGTGTCACGGTTTGTTACAATAAGAAAAGCGAATTCATTCtcaatgatttggaaactttGTTAGTTCAATTACAGAGGAGGGAAAAGTATATCTTActcaattccaaaaatattataaattcAAGCTCCACTGAGAGAAGAGTCGGTGCCCGCACGACTGGTGTAAATCATCTAAGGAACAACGATGCTaatgttttcttcttggacGACCCAGCGTTTGATATTATGGATATTGGTACATTCACTTTACATGAATCTTCACTTGATACTAATCAAGGCTCCATTAGAAAATTTGACTATTTGAATGAACTTAAAAATACGAACaaatttgatgattatGTTGGTACCAAGAACCATGAGGCCGACGACAACTTCGATGATATTGAGATGAATTCAAACCTGGATTTAGAGTTAGGTTTGGACCTTGACTTGAACTTTAATCTACAAGGGGAAGATGAGGTTGATGGTGCTGTTCATGGAACTTCAACAACCCCTACCACAAGTCATAATGATTTCGATCAAAGCTTTAACTATAACGAGCAACAAATTGATTTGAACTTTGAACCTTCTGAAAATAATCTAGAACAGCAACCTTTGACTCAAAAATTACCAGAATTGGATATAGAAAATGAAAGGGAGGCCTCCCTGGATGCAGAGTCAATTATCGATGAACCaccattaaagaaaattaaaagaaacTCTTTCCCAAATATCATCTCAACACAAATATTGAAGGTTGATGAAAGAACTGGTATTGCAACTGAAATGTTACGCTACAATAATGAACATTATCTAGAACagatggaaaataaaaaacaaCAGATGAGTGGTTCAACAACAAGAGCAACTAAAGATATAGAAAATATGTTATTCCCTTACCAACagatttccaaaaatattcCCTTCTTACATGGTTGTTAtacaaatttattattttcctcCTATACATCTGACGACTGGACCAGTTCTTTAGGTTCAAGGGCAATTGAACGAGGCAGAAGAAGGTTACCTTCCTTTACAATGTCCTCGTCTTCAAGATCTACAAGTGTTCCCAGCAATGAACAAGGAAGACGAAGTGGTGGTCCGGCTCAGCATAAGGCATTAAGCGAGTTATTTGATAATGGCAATGACTTGCTGCTACATTTGGAACagattgaagaagatattgaagatcATCTTAACAATGATCCTGAAGCTTTCATGGatataaatttgaatctaCCACCCTCTAGCTTTGGTAGGAATACAAGTAGATCAAATACCAACACCACTCCAACAGGACGTGAACATGATGTGgttgatattttaaaaacaaaaacgGGGGATAGAAGACCCTTTGGCACTTCCTCACACAGTGGAACAGTCAATGCAGCTGTTTCTTCTAGCTGTCAAGCAAATGAATCATCAAAATcccaatttcaaatagaTCATCAAACAAGAAGATTCTACGACTATATAAAGGAAAGGGCAGAATTTATTGGTGTCTCGTCCTACTCAAACCCATCTTTCACCAAGAAGATCCTGTTTGAAGACATTGTCCCCAGTGCCATGACAGACACTAGTGAAACGACACAAAAAGTGGACAAATGCATTGCAGCGGGTGCCTTTTTTTCCTTACTAAATCTTGCTACGAGGGATATGGTCCAACTTCAAGAGTTTGAAACGCAAAACCCCTCGAGAAACCAGTCCCAGTTCCATCTTTTCAAACCAGATGAAATCATAATAAGAGTCTGATTTCCCTTTTATTTCGTGCCGCAACTCCGcgattttcttcaaaggcATAAATACGTCAAGGAATAATCGATACAAAAGTATTTCACTTTTGCTGCTCTAGGTCCTTCTATGTTGGTCTAATTACGGAAGTGTTACTATTATGACTCCTTCCTACTCTTTGCTTGTCCTTATTTAtaaagattgaaattgcattatattttcttttatacTAACTATCTATACATATAAGAGACAAAAACAACATGCTAATCATTAAACGTTTCCAACACAATTCCTCCTCTTCGGGATACCCCATGAGACgcttttttgaaaatgagaCTAGTGAATTAAAGGCATGGTGGGATTCTCCTAGATTTGCTAATGTCAAAAGACCATACCAACCAATAGATGTGATTAAGCATCGTGGATCCATGCCTTTATCAGCAACGCACTACCCGTCGTCGTATCAAGCAGGGAAACTATTCAAACTacttcaagaaaatttccaaaataaGACACCATTGCATACATTAGGGGTGATAGACCCAGTTCAAATGACACAATTATCGCGTTGTGAGCAATTGAAAGTTGTCTATTTATCTGGATGGGCCTGCTCTTCAACTTTAGTGACTCCCTCTAATGAAGTCTCCCCTGACTTTGGCGATTATCCGTACACTACTGTCCCTAACCAAGTAGAGAGAATATTCAAAGCTCAACAATTACATGATAGAAAAGCTTTTCTAGAATCTTTCGAAAGCAAAACTGATAAAATGGTTGACTATTTGAAACCAATCATTGCCGATGGTGATATGGGTGGAAGCCCCAATATGTGTATGAAATTGGCTAAGTTATTTGCTGAAAAGGGAGCTGCTGCTATACATTTAGAAGATCAATTACTGGGCGGCAAAAGATGTGGACATTTAGGTGGTGCAGTCATTGTCCCCACTGGCGACCAACTGAGTAGATTGGTTGCAACTAGATTTCAATGGGATATTATGGGAactgaaaatttaattattgCTAGAACAGATTCTTGTAATGCTAAATTATTAAGCAGTTCCAGTGATCCAAGGGATCATGAGTTCATTAAGGGTGTGATTGACCCCAACTTAACAGCATGGAGCGAAGAACTTATTGATATGGAAACTACAAATACTGAGAGATCCATTATACAGGAACGTGAATTGAAATggtataataataatcaattaatgACGTTTGATGAAGCTGTCGAGATGAagtttaataatgaagagTATAAACAATATCTGACGACGAAGAAGCACATGATggataaagaattaaaaagaCCTTATTTAAGCTTGAGtgaattgaagatgattgCCAAAAGGGTTTCACCTTCGAAGGAAATTTACTTTAATTGGGATATtccaagaacaaaagaaggTTATTTCATGTTCAAAGGTTGTATGGAAGCAGCTACTAGAAGATCCCTGGTATTTGCACCATATTCTGATATGACTTGGTTGGAGACGAAAACACCTGATCTGGTCCAAGCTAAGGATTTTGCTAGAAATATCCATGATGTTTACCCTTGGGTGAAGTTAGTCTACAATTTATCTCCAAGTTTTAATTGGACTCAAAATGGGTTCTCTGAAACAGAACTAAAGTCATTCATATGGGATCTTGCCAAGGAAGGATTTATTCTACAATTAGTGTCACTTGCCGGTCTACACGTCAATGCACTGTCTTTCTGGGAACTTGCACAGGGATTCCAGTCTGGTGGGATGGATGCTTATGTCaaacaaattcaacaaagagaaaaggaAACTGATTGTGATGTACTTACTCACCAAAAATGGTCTGGAGCTGAATATATTGACTCTGTACTTCAAGTAATCCAAAATGGTTCTTCCTCTCACACCTCTACTACGTCTGGGGAAAGCTATACAGAAAGTCAGTTTTGAGTAGGCGATTCCACTTTCTATGAAAAAACATTGCTATTCTTAATCTATCTAcatataaatattcttaataacTTATGACATAACCATACTTGGCAGTTTTctatttatattattatgcATGCACTGTCTTATGATGAATCTCCTCAGACGGACGTTACTGCGTCATGGGTTTCGTTCAAAAATTCATATCGATCAACGATATATTTGCAGAAATCCGCTTTCTCCTCAGGTTTGTCCTTAAATGCCTCATCAATATAATAGAAATGGGTATCACTTTCACAGAGTAATTCCTTCATAGTCTTGAAGTTTTCATACTCAATGTCATAGTAGCCAAACTTATTCAAATTCGTGTAGGATCTTAAATGTTTACCATCctttattaaatcattatcTTTCCATAATGAGACAGGATCAAATTTAGGTAAATGTGAATGAACAAATAGAACATCAGTTTCGTTACCTTCAATGTTGAAGTATTCATCATAAAATTTTTGAACCGTATAGTCTTTATCATATAAAACCTCATTCGAaggtaaatattttttatcGATCTTAAGTTGAGCCAATTTATAACGATCATAATCTTGAACAAAATCATGTTGTAACATGGCAACACCACGGAATCCGTCTTCCTTGTGGTAGCCATCCACCCCCACTTTAGTTTTCACTTGATAGAAAGGTAAATTGTAGAAGGTTGCACCAGCAATAAACGTTTCTTTATCACCTTCACCGGCAAGACCTTGTGAAAATATAGGATAATACCAATTTGGACCATTGACATTATAATATAGGGCCAATAGGACAGTCTTTAGGTGTTCAACTTTATTTACCATTAATTCACCTGACTCAGTTGATACATCTGGCATAGCACCTTCAAAATCATGGTATGGTACATCCATTTCTTGATCGGATTTATCATATACTTGTACAGGAGTCAAGTTATCGATGGCATTACGAACTCTCTTTTGCAAATTTACTGATATTCCTGCTATCTCATAAAACATTGGTTGTGTAGTTCTTCTCCAAAAATCTGGCCATAGAATCAGACCAGTTGTAGTGTATGGCTCCTGCTGGAATatattatccaaatttttcactggGAAATTATCAgcatctaataataataaattttcgAAGCTGGATGCAATAATGGCTAATGATTTAAATTGGTAGCCTTTAAAGTCGAAGTGTGAAATCATGCTTTCCGGCAATATATCAGATATATAAACACATTTTgcatcaaattcatttagCATTGTTTTACAAAATTCTGCTTCCTCCTCTACTTCATCAGGCGGGATGAAGACTTCAACGGGTAAAGTTGTCCCAAATTTTCTAATAGTCTTGACGACTAAATATGATAGAAGAGAAAACTTACCTCCTGCCACTAGAACGATCCCATCTCCTTGATAAATATCATTGGGCAAAGTCAGCTTATCCATTTCTTCGATAAATGAAGCATGGTTGGATTGTAAGTTGGtatattcatcatcagaaaTTTCTAGACAATTTCCCAAATTCTCATATGACAATTTGTACCAATCCTTGTAGTTATCAGGACTATATCCTACAACGCTGTTCAACAGGCATTTTTCCTTGTTATATATTCTCTCTGACTTACCTGTTGGTGAATAATCAAGTATATGTTGGAAAACAGTGTCAAAGAAAGACTTTATATTGTTGTCATTGTAACTACTGGAATTCTCTTGTTCTATATCATGTTCTGCTGAAACAGAAGATGTACTGTTAGAAGTTATATAGCTCTTCAAATAGTCTTTGTATTGTGTTGGCACCGCATCAGAATATTGGCCCAAGTGGAAGAAAATGAGGCCAACCGCTATGAGGCAGAACAATAAGGTTAGCTTAAACACTTTACTGAATCTTCTCCTCAAAACAGCCATTGTATGCGTATTTgtggaagatttatttCCAGCACCACGAAGATGCCTGTTATCTTTTGCAGACATTTTTTAATGCTGCTTGTTTAGATAATTCATCAGAAGCTTACATAAGCTCTGAATACCCACGTCATCgactgaaaaattaaaaatagCGTCATTGCCTGATTAGgaagtttcttcaaaaagttTCAGCAAATGGAATTCCCTCTTCCTCTCGAGCTTTTATTAAGTTTGTGATAACTCCCCCTCTCGACTCTGGCAATACTTGCAACCCCGATcatttaaaagaaaatccTTTCTTATATTCCAAGGTTACTGAATAAGGAACTTATTTCATCTCACCCTCAAACAGAGTAATCCActttatttcatttctgTTTACTTTGCATACAAATCAAAACCGTTTGACGATTTTCACTAAACATTTCCTTTTCTCAAGGGTTCCATAATGGTTGACAATATAGAATCATCCTCTGCCGTTTGTGTGAATGGCTACACGGTAAAGAACCTTATCTGCAAGACTGATGTATATCAAGCATACGACGCCGTTGACTGTAATGGTACGTGTTACGTCTTAAAGGTGATCATAAACCCACGCGGCTGTCCT harbors:
- the ICL2 gene encoding methylisocitrate lyase ICL2 (ancestral locus Anc_8.103), producing the protein MLIIKRFQHNSSSSGYPMRRFFENETSELKAWWDSPRFANVKRPYQPIDVIKHRGSMPLSATHYPSSYQAGKLFKLLQENFQNKTPLHTLGVIDPVQMTQLSRCEQLKVVYLSGWACSSTLVTPSNEVSPDFGDYPYTTVPNQVERIFKAQQLHDRKAFLESFESKTDKMVDYLKPIIADGDMGGSPNMCMKLAKLFAEKGAAAIHLEDQLLGGKRCGHLGGAVIVPTGDQLSRLVATRFQWDIMGTENLIIARTDSCNAKLLSSSSDPRDHEFIKGVIDPNLTAWSEELIDMETTNTERSIIQERELKWYNNNQLMTFDEAVEMKFNNEEYKQYLTTKKHMMDKELKRPYLSLSELKMIAKRVSPSKEIYFNWDIPRTKEGYFMFKGCMEAATRRSLVFAPYSDMTWLETKTPDLVQAKDFARNIHDVYPWVKLVYNLSPSFNWTQNGFSETELKSFIWDLAKEGFILQLVSLAGLHVNALSFWELAQGFQSGGMDAYVKQIQQREKETDCDVLTHQKWSGAEYIDSVLQVIQNGSSSHTSTTSGESYTESQF
- the REC8 gene encoding Rec8p (ancestral locus Anc_8.104) yields the protein MSHFLPLINIEPPTTQNVSTIWLLATLGRSNNNQSTASVSTRAPVKRKDIINVSIPQTCQIIQKSEGQLSLRHVSNLMYGVTVCYNKKSEFILNDLETLLVQLQRREKYILLNSKNIINSSSTERRVGARTTGVNHLRNNDANVFFLDDPAFDIMDIGTFTLHESSLDTNQGSIRKFDYLNELKNTNKFDDYVGTKNHEADDNFDDIEMNSNLDLELGLDLDLNFNLQGEDEVDGAVHGTSTTPTTSHNDFDQSFNYNEQQIDLNFEPSENNLEQQPLTQKLPELDIENEREASLDAESIIDEPPLKKIKRNSFPNIISTQILKVDERTGIATEMLRYNNEHYLEQMENKKQQMSGSTTRATKDIENMLFPYQQISKNIPFLHGCYTNLLFSSYTSDDWTSSLGSRAIERGRRRLPSFTMSSSSRSTSVPSNEQGRRSGGPAQHKALSELFDNGNDLLLHLEQIEEDIEDHLNNDPEAFMDINLNLPPSSFGRNTSRSNTNTTPTGREHDVVDILKTKTGDRRPFGTSSHSGTVNAAVSSSCQANESSKSQFQIDHQTRRFYDYIKERAEFIGVSSYSNPSFTKKILFEDIVPSAMTDTSETTQKVDKCIAAGAFFSLLNLATRDMVQLQEFETQNPSRNQSQFHLFKPDEIIIRV
- the NCAS0A03650 gene encoding alpha-mannosyltransferase produces the protein MSAKDNRHLRGAGNKSSTNTHTMAVLRRRFSKVFKLTLLFCLIAVGLIFFHLGQYSDAVPTQYKDYLKSYITSNSTSSVSAEHDIEQENSSSYNDNNIKSFFDTVFQHILDYSPTGKSERIYNKEKCLLNSVVGYSPDNYKDWYKLSYENLGNCLEISDDEYTNLQSNHASFIEEMDKLTLPNDIYQGDGIVLVAGGKFSLLSYLVVKTIRKFGTTLPVEVFIPPDEVEEEAEFCKTMLNEFDAKCVYISDILPESMISHFDFKGYQFKSLAIIASSFENLLLLDADNFPVKNLDNIFQQEPYTTTGLILWPDFWRRTTQPMFYEIAGISVNLQKRVRNAIDNLTPVQVYDKSDQEMDVPYHDFEGAMPDVSTESGELMVNKVEHLKTVLLALYYNVNGPNWYYPIFSQGLAGEGDKETFIAGATFYNLPFYQVKTKVGVDGYHKEDGFRGVAMLQHDFVQDYDRYKLAQLKIDKKYLPSNEVLYDKDYTVQKFYDEYFNIEGNETDVLFVHSHLPKFDPVSLWKDNDLIKDGKHLRSYTNLNKFGYYDIEYENFKTMKELLCESDTHFYYIDEAFKDKPEEKADFCKYIVDRYEFLNETHDAVTSV